The genome window TTCGGATTCTTCACGCAACCGTCCATCTTCGGACGTGGCGTTGGGGGTTCCCGATCGATCGACATCGATATTCGCGGGCCGGAATTGCCAGAGGTGATGGGGGTTGCGCAGCGCGCGATGGGCATGGTTTCGCAATTGTTTCCGTTCGAGCGCGGCAACCAGATCCGGCCGATCCCGGGGCTGGAGCTCGGCGAACCGGAAGTGCGCGTCCTGCCGGATCCGATCCTGTTGTCGGACAACGGGGTTACCGCCACCGAACTGGGGCAGACCGTCGACGCGTTCAATGACGGATTGCGGGTGGCGGAGATCACGGTCGGCGGCAAGTTGATGGACCTGATGCTCAGCGGCGACGCGCGCGGCATTACGACGACACAGGGCGTTGCCAGCCTGCCGGTCGTGACGCGATCTGGCACGATCCTGCCGACCAGTTCGCTGGCGGAGGTCGTCGTGACATCCGGGCCGACGCAGATCCGCCATACCGAGCGGGTCCGGACCGTGACGCTGCAGTTGCGGCCGCAGGACGACATGCCGTTGGGTGTTGCCCTGGAGAAGCTGCAGACCGAGGTGATCGCTGTCCTCGCGGCGCAAGGACTTCCGGCCGGCGTCGAAATCGGTCTGTCGGGGACGGCGGATAAATTGAACGAGACCTGGGCGGTCATGCAGTTCGACCTGCTGCTGGCGCTGGTCATCGTCTATCTGGTGATGGCGGTCCTGTTCGAAAGCTTCTTCTATCCGCTGATCATCGTGCTGTCCGTGCCACTGGCCATGGCCGGCGGCGTCGGCGGCCTGACGGTGTTGAACCTCTATATCAGCCAGCCGATGGACATGCTGACATTGCTCGGCTTCGTGATCCTGATCGGCATCGTGGTGAACAATGCGATCCTGATCGTACACCAGACACTGTATCACCTGCGTGAGGAAGGCCTGTCACCGGAGGAGTCGATCATCGAGGCCACCCGGAACCGGATTCGTCCGATCTTCATGTCGACGCTTACCAGCGTGTTCGGCATGACGCCGCTGGTCGTTCTGCCGGGCGCCGGGTCGGAGATCTATCGCGGCCTCGGTTCCGTGGTCGTCGGCGGGCTTTCGCTTTCGGCGGTCCTGACGCTGACCATCATTCCGCCGCTGCTGGCGCTGTTCCTCAAGACACTGGAGGGCGGCAACCGCGCAGCGGAGGAAAAGAGCCGGACGACGAACAAGGAACTGAATCCCGCGGAGTGATCACTGCGCGGGAGGAGGCTCCACCGGGTTCCCGCGGGCGATCCATCCCGATGCACGCCCGCGGCCCAGCATGCCTTCCTTGATGTTGTAGACACTGGTGAAGCCGCTTCGGGCCAGGAAGGTACTGGCCCAGGTGGACCGCACACCGGAAGCACAGATCAGGGCGATGGGCGTGCTCTTGTCGCCGTCGACACTATCCAGAACCGCAGCGAGAAAGCCCGCCGGGCCGTCCGGATGGTGCATGCTGATCGCACGGGCCCCGCGGGGAATACCAGTGTCCTGCCATTCCTGCGGACGCCGTATGTCAACAATGGTGATCGCCCCTTCATTCTGCAGTTGGAGGGCGGTCGGGGCGTCAATCACGCCGTCCTGAGCTGCCGCGGGACCGCTCAACATCGTACCCAGGTAAAGGATCGCCACAGCTTTAAGCAAAATTCTCAACATCGTCGTCTCGTGCAGCACAGTGTGTTTAGGCCCGGTTTTCATGCATTTGATGACATTCTGCGGCAGGAACGCATAGTCAAGAGGTCGTGAAGTACGCTACGGAAAACCGGCGCGGAACCGCGCCTCTTGGCGTAAAACGGCTTGGAGCGTATTGTATAAGGGTAATTGTCCCCTGCAGAAATACTCGCGGGCGCACGTTGATTTGAGAAAGTCGCTGATATGGCCGAGAAACTGACCGCTTCTGATGTACAACGGCTTCTGACCGATCCGTCGACGGACAATCGGGCTCTGGCCGCGGACAAGATCGCTGCCCAATTCGGTTCCGGCGCATTGAGCGCATCCGAAAGGCAGATTGCCGAGGATATCTTCCGGGTCATGGTGAAGGATGCGGAGGAACGCGTCCGTGCTGCCCTGTCGAAGCACCTGAAAGACGCGCCGGATATCGAAAGCAATCTGGCGAAATCATTGGCCAACGACCTGTCCGACGAAGTCGCCCTGCCGATGATCCAGTTCTCGGAGGCCCTGACCGACGCGGATCTGGTGGAGATCGTCAGCACGCAGGGCGGTGCGCGCACCAAGGCCGTGGCAGGGCGCCCAACCGTTTCCTCGAAAGTCTCTGACGCAATCGTTGAGCACGGGGACGAGGAGGCCGTCGTAACCCTGGTTTCCAACTCGGGCGCCGAGATCAGCGAAACGGCCCTGGACAGGGTGGTGGAAACCTATGGCGACCGGCCGCAGATACAGGATCCGCTGGTACATCGCCCGACCTTGCCTGTAACCATCGCCGAAAAACTCGTCGCACGGGTCGCCGATCATCTGAAGGACTATCTGGTCCAGCACCATGAACTGCCGGAGCAGACCGCGACGGACCTCATCCTGCAGAGCCGCGAGAAGGCGACGCTCGGCCTGTCCGGCCAGGGCAATTCCGAACAGGTTGCGGCCCTGGTCGAGCAATTGCAGAACAATGGCCGTCTGACACCGTCGATCATTCTGCGCGCGCTCTGTGTCGGCGATCTCGGTTTCTTCGAACATGCCCTTGCCTCGCTGGCCAGCGTACCGGTCGCCAATGCCCGCATGTTGATCCACGATGATGGCGAACTGGGGCTGAAATCGCTGTATCAGAAGGCCGGCATGCCGCCGGCGCTGCTGCCCGCCTACCGGTCCGCCCTGGATATGGTTCACAGCGCGGAGATGGAGCGGACGGACGACGATCCCGAACATCGCATGCGCCGCCTCTTGGAGCGGGTGCTGACCGAACATGAAGAGATTGTCGAAGAGTTCGGCGCCGATAATGTAGACTATCTGCTCGCCAAGTTCGGGCGGCTGGCACAGGCATCGAAGGCCGCGTAGGAGATTGTCGTAGCACCGGCTCTGGTCATTTGGTCGTCCTTGCCCTAAACCGGCCCGGCGACACGAGAGGAGCCCGAGATGACCACCGATACGACTGGCCTTTCACAATTGGGGCAGGCCGCGCCCAACCCGACAGATCCCGCTGAGGCCGTATTGGAACGTGTGCCCAATCCGCATGCCGATACGGATTATGTGGCGCGCTTTACGGTGCCGGAATTCACCTCGATCTGCCCGGTCACCGGGCAGCCGGATTTTGCCCATCTGGTAATCGATTACATCCCCGATCAGTGGATCGTGGAGTCCAAATCCCTGAAACTATACATGCATTCCTTCCGCAACCACGGCGCCTTTCACGAGGATTGTACGGTCGGTATCGGGCGCAGACTTGTGGCGGAACTGTCGCCGCGCTGGCTGCGTATCGGCGGTTACTGGTATCCGCGCGGCGGCATTCCGATCGACGTGTTCTGGCAGCATGGCAAGCTTCCGGCGGGCGTCTGGGCGCCGGACCCCGGTGTCGCGCCCTATCGCGGGCGTGGCTGACCGGCAGGTCTACCAGGGGGCGGGCACGAACAGCACGACGGCCCCCACTCCAACCAGCACGGCACGCACCGGCAGTTTGAACGGCGCAATGAGCCCGAAGGAAATGGCCGCGAGCGCAATTGCCAGCTTCACGGATGCCAGGACTGCCGCGGTCGGGTTTTCGGACAGGTCGATCAAGGCCGGATTCGCGATCATGCCGAGCGGGATCAGGTAGAGACCGACGCCCAGCCCCATGGCGGAAACGGCGACTTTCAGCCAGTTCTCACTGACCATTCCGGCGGCAATGAAGACCGCGCCACAGACTGGAGGCGTGATGGTGCTCAACAAGGCGAACCAGAACACGAAGAGATGCGCCTGAAGCGGCGCCAGGCCCAACTCCATCAATGCCGGTCCCGCCACCGAGATGCAGATCACATAGGCTGCCGTCGTCGGAACCTCCATGCCGAGGATCAGGCAGGCCAGCGCCGTCAGCAGCAGGGCCGGCCACAGCATGCCACCGGACCCGGACAGGATCAGGGAGGTGATCTTGACCCCCAATCCGGTGATGCCCAGCACACCGATGATGATGGAGGCACACAGGATGATCGATGCGATGGTGGCGATCTGACGCCCCGCGGACAGGCAGGTTGCCTCGATACGGGACAGGGTTCGCCGCCAGTCCAGGGACAGTTTGCCGTCCGTCACCAGCAGGACCGCCCCGGCCAGGATGGCGAGACATGCGGCATATTGCGGCGTGTAATCGCCCACAAACATGCCCCAGAGCAGGATCGAGAAGGGCACCATGAAGAAGGCGGCGGTGATCAGGACCGCGCGCATGGGCGGCCGGTCCTCGGCTGCCAGGCCGGACAGTTTGTGGCGCAGGGAGAACGCATCGATCCCGAACCAGCAGGCCGCGAAATAGAGGACGGCCGGTAGTAGGGCGGCAGCCATGATCTCGGTATAGGGCGTGCCGGTCAGTTCGACCATGACGAAGGCCCCGGCGCCCATCAACGGCGGCATGATCTGGCCACCGGAGGAGGCGACGGCCTCAACAGCGCCCGCGAGCGAGCGGGGATATCCCAATCGCGTCATGGCGGGCAGGGTGATCGCCCCGGTTGAAGCGACATTGGCCGAAGCCGAGCCGGAGATCGAACCGAACAGGGCGGAGGAGATGACGGAGACCTTGGCAGCCCCGCCGCGCAGCCGACCGGCGACCGCGGCGGCGACATTCATGAAACCCTGGCCGGCTTCCCCGGAATTCAGGACGGCGCCAAAAATGACGAAAATGGCGACGATGGATACAGAGACACCGGTGAGCTTGCCCCAGATTCCGCCTTCGGCGATGGTCAGCGTTCCCAGGAAGCTCTGCAGCGGTGTACCCGGGTGACCGAATTCGCCCGGAATGTGCTGGCCGAACAGACCGTAAAGCAGGGCCAGGGCCGCGACGAGCGGCAGAGGCCAGCCGATGGACCGGCGCGCCATTTCCAGGACGGTGACAAGCAGGACGACGGAGACGGCGATCTGGAAATTGCCCTGCAGGAAGCCGTACTGGTCCGACAGGACATCATGCTGCCAGGCAATCCAGAAGCAGGCCGCGAGGCCGAGGCTTCCAAGAACGCAGCCGACGATCCGCTGTACCGTGGTCTCCGCAATGAACAGCATCGCCCAGGGAAGGGCGAGCGCCATATGCAGTGGGCGCGATACCAGGTTCGGGATCAGGCCTGAGAAGATCAGCCAGAGATGAAAGGCGATGGATACCGCACCGAGGGCGGCCCAGATCATCCGCGCGGATGCGCTCATGCTTCGGTCCTGTGTGAATAAAAGAAGCGGCCGACCCCCGTTGTGCGAAGAGCCGGCCGAACTTCGACGTCACTTACATGTGGGCGTCTTGAAGCGGGAAGCCCTGTTCCTTGTAGTATTTCAGCGCGCCGGGATGGATCTTGCCGGAAATGTTCTCCAGCATGTCCGCGGACACGCCGTTCCACCAGGCGGCATCGGCGCCCATCTTGGCCTTCTGATCCCAATAGGTCTTGGTCAGTTGGTATGCGGTGTCATCGTCCATGTCGGTCGTCGTGTAGGCGACCACCGGCAGACCGGTCGTCACGATATCGGTGTCCTGACCGGCATAGGTTCCGGCCGGGATGACGACGCGCAGGCGCTTGGTTTCCGCGATCTGGTCGTCGCTAAGCGACAGCACGGTCACATCCGATCCGGCGGCGGCCTCGATGACGTTCGGTGCCGGGAAGGAGCCGGCGGTGACGAAACCGTCGATCTGGCCGTTCTTCAGGGCCGGCACGGCGTTGGACAACTCGACATCGGCCAGGTCGACCTTGCCTTCAAGGCCGAACATCTTGAGGTACTTCTCACCTTCGCGGGCGCCAAAGCTGCCCTTGCCCAGAAGAACCGTCTTGCCTTCCAGCCCTGCCAGGTCGGAGACGCCGCTGTCGCTGCGCACCACGAAATGCATGGTCAGGGACGGGATCGGAAACAGCGCGCGGATCTCATCGAAACGCGGGTTCGACTTGCCTTCGAACATGGCCTTGCCGCCCTGGGCGAGACTGACCAGCGCCGGCGGGGTGGTGAAGACATAGTTGCCGGTACGGGCCGCGGATTCCATCACGTTCTGGACGGAGCCCTGGCTTTCCTCGACGGTCACGATGATGCCGCCGTCGGTGCCGGCCTTCATGGCCTCTGCGATCTGGACCGCCATCTGGTAATAGGAAGACGACGAACTCGCCGACTTGTACGTGACCCGGGTTTCCGCCTGGGCCGCCGCAAGCGGCAGCGCGGTCATCAGGCCGATCGCGGCCAATTTGCCAAACAGTTTCATGGGACCTCCCTCAATCGCCGTTATGGGCGGGGCCGCCTGTCGGTCCGCCGCTGGATCAATCACTAATCCAGCCGCCGCATGGGGGCAAGAATTGGGGCGCGGACCCACCGGCCAATCAGTTTGGAAACAGGCGCTCGTCGGTGGGTCAGATATACCCCTCGGCACGCAGGCTGGTATGGCCGGACCGGGATATGATGATGTGATCGTGCAATTGAATGTCGATCTGCGCCAGGGCATCGCGCACGGCGGCGGTCATGTCGATATCGGGACGGGACGGGGTCGGGTCGCCGGACGGGTGGTTGTGGACCATGATCAGCGCGCTTGCGCTCAGCTCCAGAGCGCGTTTGACGACCTCCCGGGGGTATAGCGGCGTGTGATTGACGGTGCCGCGCTGCTGGACCTCATCCGCGATCAGCCGGTTGCTGCCGTCCAGAAACAAAAGGCGCGTCTGCTCGACGGCGTCGCGCCCCATCGCGGCGCGGCAATAATCGATCACCGCCTGCCAGGATGACAGCACATCCATCCTGTCCAGGTCCTGCCGGATCAGCCGCAAGGCGGCCTGCTGAACGGTCTTCAGTCCGACGACCGCATTCTCCTTCAACCCGCTCTGCGCCATCAGGACGGCGGGGTCGGCGGACAGGACGCCGCCGAAGCTGCCGAACCGGGCGATCAGGTCCTTCGCCAGCGGTTTCACATCCTTGCGCGGAATTGTCTGACACAGCAGCAGCTCCAGCAGTTCGTAATCCTGCATGCTGGCGCCGAGATCATTCAAAAAGCGAGCTTTGAGGCGCTTTCTATGCCCCTGGTAGTGGGGCGGGTCAGCAGAAACCGGCGGATCGACGGGGTCGGTCACGGCATGTCCTTCGGGCCGGTTTCAGGCGTCAGACGTAGGGCGGGCGATCCCAGCCCTTTGGCGAGGCGGTAAAGATCTCGTACCCGTCGGCGGTCACGCCGATCGAATGCTCGAACTGGGCCGACAGGGACCGGTCCTTGGTCACCGCGGTCCAGCCGTCGTTCAGCGTCTTCACAGGATACCGGCCGGCATTGATCATCGGCTCGATCGTGAAGAACATGCCTTCGCGCAATTCGACCCCGGTATCGGGTTCGCCGTAGTGAAGGACGCTGGGCGCGTCGTGAAACACGCGGCCGAGACCATGGCCGCAAAAATCGCGAACCACCGAAAAGCGACGGGATTCGGCATAGCTCTGAATGATGTGGCCGATTTCGCCCAACCGCATGCCGGGGCGCACGGCCTCAATGCCCTTCATCATGGATTCATAGGTCACGTCGCACAGATTGCGCGCCTTCACGGACACCTTGTCACCGACCAGGAACATCCGGCTGGTATCGCCGTGCCAGCCGTCGA of Alphaproteobacteria bacterium contains these proteins:
- the map gene encoding type I methionyl aminopeptidase yields the protein MLYDTEAGRIKLHNAEDFEGMRKAGRLAAETLDFITPHVQPGISTGELDRLCHEYITDHGAIPAPLNYRGFPKSICTSVNHVVCHGIPDDAKLLKDGDIINIDVTVILDGWHGDTSRMFLVGDKVSVKARNLCDVTYESMMKGIEAVRPGMRLGEIGHIIQSYAESRRFSVVRDFCGHGLGRVFHDAPSVLHYGEPDTGVELREGMFFTIEPMINAGRYPVKTLNDGWTAVTKDRSLSAQFEHSIGVTADGYEIFTASPKGWDRPPYV
- a CDS encoding TRAP transporter fused permease subunit; amino-acid sequence: MSASARMIWAALGAVSIAFHLWLIFSGLIPNLVSRPLHMALALPWAMLFIAETTVQRIVGCVLGSLGLAACFWIAWQHDVLSDQYGFLQGNFQIAVSVVLLVTVLEMARRSIGWPLPLVAALALLYGLFGQHIPGEFGHPGTPLQSFLGTLTIAEGGIWGKLTGVSVSIVAIFVIFGAVLNSGEAGQGFMNVAAAVAGRLRGGAAKVSVISSALFGSISGSASANVASTGAITLPAMTRLGYPRSLAGAVEAVASSGGQIMPPLMGAGAFVMVELTGTPYTEIMAAALLPAVLYFAACWFGIDAFSLRHKLSGLAAEDRPPMRAVLITAAFFMVPFSILLWGMFVGDYTPQYAACLAILAGAVLLVTDGKLSLDWRRTLSRIEATCLSAGRQIATIASIILCASIIIGVLGITGLGVKITSLILSGSGGMLWPALLLTALACLILGMEVPTTAAYVICISVAGPALMELGLAPLQAHLFVFWFALLSTITPPVCGAVFIAAGMVSENWLKVAVSAMGLGVGLYLIPLGMIANPALIDLSENPTAAVLASVKLAIALAAISFGLIAPFKLPVRAVLVGVGAVVLFVPAPW
- a CDS encoding TAXI family TRAP transporter solute-binding subunit — translated: MKLFGKLAAIGLMTALPLAAAQAETRVTYKSASSSSSYYQMAVQIAEAMKAGTDGGIIVTVEESQGSVQNVMESAARTGNYVFTTPPALVSLAQGGKAMFEGKSNPRFDEIRALFPIPSLTMHFVVRSDSGVSDLAGLEGKTVLLGKGSFGAREGEKYLKMFGLEGKVDLADVELSNAVPALKNGQIDGFVTAGSFPAPNVIEAAAGSDVTVLSLSDDQIAETKRLRVVIPAGTYAGQDTDIVTTGLPVVAYTTTDMDDDTAYQLTKTYWDQKAKMGADAAWWNGVSADMLENISGKIHPGALKYYKEQGFPLQDAHM
- a CDS encoding rhodanese-like domain-containing protein, coding for MLRILLKAVAILYLGTMLSGPAAAQDGVIDAPTALQLQNEGAITIVDIRRPQEWQDTGIPRGARAISMHHPDGPAGFLAAVLDSVDGDKSTPIALICASGVRSTWASTFLARSGFTSVYNIKEGMLGRGRASGWIARGNPVEPPPAQ
- a CDS encoding DUF2336 domain-containing protein, with the translated sequence MAEKLTASDVQRLLTDPSTDNRALAADKIAAQFGSGALSASERQIAEDIFRVMVKDAEERVRAALSKHLKDAPDIESNLAKSLANDLSDEVALPMIQFSEALTDADLVEIVSTQGGARTKAVAGRPTVSSKVSDAIVEHGDEEAVVTLVSNSGAEISETALDRVVETYGDRPQIQDPLVHRPTLPVTIAEKLVARVADHLKDYLVQHHELPEQTATDLILQSREKATLGLSGQGNSEQVAALVEQLQNNGRLTPSIILRALCVGDLGFFEHALASLASVPVANARMLIHDDGELGLKSLYQKAGMPPALLPAYRSALDMVHSAEMERTDDDPEHRMRRLLERVLTEHEEIVEEFGADNVDYLLAKFGRLAQASKAA
- the queF gene encoding preQ(1) synthase, translated to MTTDTTGLSQLGQAAPNPTDPAEAVLERVPNPHADTDYVARFTVPEFTSICPVTGQPDFAHLVIDYIPDQWIVESKSLKLYMHSFRNHGAFHEDCTVGIGRRLVAELSPRWLRIGGYWYPRGGIPIDVFWQHGKLPAGVWAPDPGVAPYRGRG
- the radC gene encoding DNA repair protein RadC gives rise to the protein MTDPVDPPVSADPPHYQGHRKRLKARFLNDLGASMQDYELLELLLCQTIPRKDVKPLAKDLIARFGSFGGVLSADPAVLMAQSGLKENAVVGLKTVQQAALRLIRQDLDRMDVLSSWQAVIDYCRAAMGRDAVEQTRLLFLDGSNRLIADEVQQRGTVNHTPLYPREVVKRALELSASALIMVHNHPSGDPTPSRPDIDMTAAVRDALAQIDIQLHDHIIISRSGHTSLRAEGYI